The Pirellulales bacterium region TACCCAGTGGTGTCTGGCGGCCCGTCGGCATAACGATATACGCTCTCTTCTCGGTTAGCGGCCAGCAGCAGGATCGTGGACGACACGGTTCCCCGATCTTCGCCGCGCAGCACAACGCCGCCATTTCCATGGGCGTCCGCCGGAAGGCGCCAGATTCGGCCGGCCACTTCACAGAAGGCCGATGCCGAGTTGGGAAAATGACTGGCCAGTTCAAATCGCGCAAAGCACTGCCGCGCGTCCGCGCGATCGTCAAGCGCGGTGTTGCTGAACAAATGCAGTCCCGGCGACAATGGAACGATATCGCTCGAATCCGCGTGCTGAATCAAAAAGGCGTTGCCAGGGTCGGCGCACAGAAAGTTGGCGCCTGCATAGCGCCCAGTCGCCAGTTCTCGCTGAGCGACGTCCACTGCATCACTCGCGTTCGCGCGGTTCAGTAAGTCGCGGCACAGCAGTCCTCGCGATCGTGGCTCGCCGGGCGGGTACGAACTCAATCGGTTCGTCACTGCGACTACCAGGCCGTATTCGTTGACTCCCAGCCATGTGCCGCCAGCGCGGTGATCGAGGCCGCACAGCACACGCGGCGAACCCGGCTGGATCCGCGGTGGGGCGGCGGGCCGACCGTAGTATTCCTCGCGGTTGGCGACAAGCAGAATCGGCGCTGCGGCGAACGTGCGATATTGGAAGGCAATCAAGCACATAGCAATGCTTTTCGTCAGCGAGGAACGACCCCAAGACACTTCAAAGGGCAATTTTACTCGCTTCCATTGGAGAAAGATTTGACAACGCGATTCGGCCGATCTAGGGTTTGATGGCGTACTCCGCTATTAGCCTGCCTGACAAATCCCGCCGTCAACCCCCGCCCCACCTCCCCGCCCGTTGATTGGTGCTTCATGACGTGTCATTTGTTTGACCAGCCGGCGCGTGCTTCCTGTTCCTGTCCCGCGCCCACCATTCTCATTGCCGATGCCGATCGATCTCTGGCCGACAGTCTGGGACGAGGATTGGAACAGCAAGGCTACTACACGCTCATGGCGCGATCGGGCGAAGCCGCCATCGAGATGGCATTGTCGTCGATACCTCAATTGATCGTGATGGATCAGCGCCTGCCCGACATGGACGCGGTGGCGGCAGTCGAGCGTCTCGCTGCGCAGCCGGCGACATGCCATATCCCCGTGATTATCTTGCGCGGCATGGCTCGGCCCGACATTATCCGCAGATCGCGCGTCGCCGGTTGTCAGTACTTTGTACGCAAGCCCTGCGACCCGGACGCGTTGTTCTTGCTGATTCGGCACGCGATTGAAGAAACCGCCCGAGCGGTGCTGGCGTAATCGCCAGACTACGGTCGTCGTTCCCTTTCGCCGCCGCGCTTTTTTGCTATTTTGAACGGCGCAACCCCCGCCTCGTTCATTCTGGAGCAAGAGAGTCATGGCGAAGATCACCGCCGACGACATGACGAACTGGTGTCGCCGTCTATTGGGCGCCGAACCCTTTGCCGCCGACCAATCGCTGGCCGCTAGCTTGGCTGCGATTCCACGACTGGAAAGCCTCGCCGATCTGCCGGCCGGCACGGTGGTGTTGGTGCGTGGCGATGTCGACGCCAAGCCAGGAGCGAAGGTCGGCGAAGGCGACATTCGGCTGCGATCCATGGTCGACACGCTGCGATTTGGCATCGAGCGCGGCTGGAAGCAAGTTGTGTTTGGCCATATCGGCCGCAAGCCCGAGGGCACTCTCAAAGCAGTTCGCGACCGAATGTCGCAGCTATTAGACATCCAGATTTCACTGCTGGAAGATTGGCTTGACCCGGCCACTCACGATATTACCGACGTTGCGGCAAGCGCGATCCGATCCGCGCCCACCGGCAGCGTGCTGCTGCTTGAGAACACTCGCAAATACGACATCGAACGCGCGCTTTGGAAGGCCAAGCCCGACGATCTCGGCAAACTCGCGGGACCGCTGGCCGCATTGGCGAACAACATCGCCGCTAAGATTGGAACTGTGTATGTGAACGAGGCGCTCAGCGCGGGCAGCCTTGACGCATCGAGCACGGTTGTGCCCGCGACGATGGAACGTGTGGCGCTTGGCAAGTATGTGGCGAGCGAATTCGAAGGGCCGATGACGCACTGCCTCAACGCCGATCTCGTGGTGTTCAGTGGGCTCAAGATCGACAAGTTGGACGACCTCGAAGCAATGGTCCGCAACGGCCGATTGAAAATGGTGATCGCGGCCGGTTCTTTGGCGATGGCATTGAAGAAAGCCGCCGCGCGACTCTCGGGCGCCGAGTGCAACTTGGGCGTGGCAGAGAACTCTGCTCATAGCGACAAACCATACTACATACCGCCGGAGCGCGTCGAACAGGCTTTTCAGATGTTGGAGGAAGGTCGCCGGCGCGGGATCGATTTTGTCTTGCCGGTCGACTTTGTGCTGGCCGACGGCCGCGTGGCGGAACAGCTTGGCCCCAACGACCAACAACTCGACATTGGACCCAAGACCATCGAACTGTTTCACAACAAGGTGGGAGTCTTCATCGACGAAGCCAAGAACAGCAAAGCCAGCGGCGGGCAACCGGCGGTCGCGTTCCACAACGGCGTTTTTGGCATGTTCGAGGATTCGCGATTCGAAGAAGGCACGCGCCGCTTCATGCAGGAGTTGAAGCGGATGAAAGAGGCCGGCGTGGCCGTCTATGTGGGCGGAGGCGAAGGGGGCGCCGCCTTGGAGAAGTATGGCAAATCGGATTGGGTCACCCACGTCTTTACCGCTGGCGGCACGGTGCTCAACGTGCTCGGTCACGAACCGGTGCCGTATCTGGTCGCGCTGCGGATGGCCGCAGAGCAACCGATTGATTGAAAGACGTCGAATCAAAAGGTCATGCAGGATCGGGCGCAACGCCCGCGACAACCGTTCGTTCCGCGTGCTGCTTGAGATTCGTCAAGCACTCCGCCTGGGCACGACGGAAAAATCGCCGCGCGATCAGGCCGACCACCGGCGAAACCAACGGCGTGGTGGGCACAAAACTGAACCGCCAGACAATCCGCGTGCCGGCGCCGGCCGCGCTAAAGGTCCAATCCGAATCGGCGCCGCGCACCAAGAGCGAAAATGGGAACTTGAATCCGCGGATCAATCGATAGGCGTGTTTTTCGGGTCGCCGCAACTCGATAATCTCCTCATCGATTACCGAACCATCGGTGTTGGTAATGCGACGAATCGCGCCGGTCTTAAGTTCACCGCCTCCTACGATCTCCGCCTTAGCGATGCCCGGTATTGGCCCGTAACCGCGGAACAATCGTGGCAACATTTCGGCGGGCGTGCCGAGATCGAAAACAACTTCGGGCGGGGCGTCGATTGTTTCCGCGACTTCCGTGGTGACTGCCATGTCGAATCGCTCCTTGCCGCTCCGTTTTGGTTCATTCGACCTCAAGCACGCGATTGCTTTCCGCGTTGGCTAAGATTTCCGCTGGCTCAAACCAGGCCGGCTTGAACTTTAGATCGACATAAAGCGGGAGTTGGTCGGCAAAATGCTTTGATGCGGGGTTCTCGCTGACACCGAATGGCAAGCAGCTTACGGCGCGAACGTCGTTGGAGAAATCGACGATCATGCCATAGCTCGATCCGCCGGCGGCATAACGCTTGCCGTCGCGCGACAGTCCGTAGGTGGGGCGCAAACAGATGAACGATCCCTTGTCCGCCTCGACAAATCCACAGCCGGCGATCCCTAGATCGATGTCGCCTCGGCTGATGCGGTTGAAATCCTTCCATGGCGCGTCGAGGGCGCCAAACTTTTCTCGAAAGCGCTGCGCTTTGCCGCTGACAAGTTTCACCAATGCGGCGTCGTCTTCGGCGGCGAGCGCGTCGGCGAAGGACTTGTCGGAAGCAATGACCACAAACAGCGCGGCGCCGCGCGAATCGAGGTCGGTGCGAACATCCCATTTGGCCAGCACGTCGGCCACCTCGGCGAGTCCGGCTCGCTCGGTCTCGCTGCCGGCCGCGGCGCGCAGGCGCTCAACCAGTTTGTCGCGCCAGCGATCGCCAGCCTCCAGCCGAGTATCGGTGGCGTAGTCGTGCGTCTCGTCGGTGGTGATTTCCTGATCGTCGCCTAAGAGCTTGGACAAGCGGCGACTGCGGGCGTTGGCTTCCTGGCTGTTCATATAGGGAGGAAACTGATCCATCCGCGGGGCGACATCCAGACAAACGTTTTGCGGGCCGCTGTTGGTGTTCATGACATAGCCACACGGAGGATTGAGGACCTGCGGCAACTCGTCCAGCGGGTGGTATCCTTGCCACCGGGCCCAGGCTTCGTGGCCGGGGCGTGGCTCGCCGCTGCCGATGCGCAGATCCCGCTTCGGGACGCGGGCGTTGGAGATGTAAAAGATGTCGCCCGCCTTGTCGGCATACACAAGGTTGAACATCACCAGCCCCAAGGGGCGGAGCGCGTCCTTAAATTCGGCCGCGCTTTTGGCGCCAGCCATGTCGTAGAACTGCCGCACGCGATTGGTCGATTCCGGCCAGGGCAAGGCAAAGACATACGCCTTGCCATCGCGCTCCGCGACCACGGGTCCCAGGCTCGTCTTGCGGAATGGGATCTTCTTTTCCGCGAGCTTATCCTTCATGCGAATTTGGTGCGTCTCTTCGCCCGCATCGAATTTTTTCCAGCCGTCGACATCGCGATACTGGGTGGGATCGTCGGGCTTGATGTCGAAGGCGAAAACATCGCCCAAATCGGGCCCGTTCACTGTCATGCACCAAGCGCTGTTTTGCGTGCGGCCCATGCTCACGTAAGGCACGCCGAAGAACGTGGCGCCCATCGCGTTCACATCCGGCCCGACCAAGTGTTGCTCGTACCAGCGATAGAAACCATTAAGCGGCAAATGCGGATCCATCGAAAGCTGCGCGTTGCCGGTGCCCGATCTGCCTGGGGAAATCGCGAATTGATTGGAGCCGTATAGCTTGCCGTCGATTGGCGGCAAGCGATCGAGCGCGGCCACTTTGATCCCGGCTTGGTTCAGATCCTTACGACAGTCACCGACACAGAAGATCACATCAACAAAAGTGGAAAAACGCAGCACATCTTCAGGACGCACCGGTTCGATCCAGTCGGGCACAGCCCCCTTTTGCTCTTTGATAAAGCGATTGACGCCGGCGGCATAGCCGTCGACCTGCGACTTCCAGCGCGAATCGAGCGCGGCGTATTGCTCGTCACCGCGTCGTGGAATATCCAAAATGCGCACCAGATGGTCCATCAGCAGCGAGCCGATGCCTTCGAACTCGGTGGCGCGGCCCGACGCGCGCAGATAGTTCTTCACGATGTTTTCAAGCTGATCCTCAGCCTGGGCGTAGCCAATTCCATAGAACAGGCTGTAGTCGTCATTGGAAATGACGTGCGGCACGCCGTAGTTGTCGCGAATGATCCGCACGGCCTTGCCGGGCGGCGGATCGTAAGCGGCCAAATCGGCGCCAAGAGCGTTTGAACACAACAGCGCGAGCAAGCAAGCGGACAAAGTGGAACGCATGGTGATTCCCATCAATAGACGAGCTGAGCGAGTCGACATTATAACAGCGCGCCAAAAACTACCCGGAGCAGTTATTGGGACAAGCGTAAAACTTCCTGGCGGCTAAGCAATAAGCTGATGGACAACATGGCCTTCGACATCGGTAAGTCGCATGTCGCGGCCGGAAAAGAGATAGGTCAATTTTTCGTGGTCGAGCCCCATCAAATGCAGCATGGTGGCGTGCAAGTCGTGGATATGCACTTTGTTTTCGATTGCTTGAAAACCTAATTCGTCGGTGGCGCCATGCGCCTGCCCGCCGCGAATGCCGCCCCCCGCCATCCAGGCAGAAAAACCGCGTGGGTTGTGATCGCGTCCCTTACCGTTCTGGGCGGTGGGAGTGCGGCCAAACTCACCGGTCCAAAAGACCAGCGTTTCGTCGAGCAATCCGCGCTCTTTGAGGTCGGTCAACAATGCCGCCATCGGTTGATCGGTTTCGCCGCAATGCAATTCGTGATTCTTGTTCACGTCGCTGTGGGCGTCCCAATTTTGGTCGTTATGCCCCCCTCCGGAGTAGACCTGCACAAAGCGGACGCCGCGCTCCACCAGGCGGCGCGCCATCAAGCAGCGGCGGCCAAATTTCTCGGTCTGCGGATTGTTGATTCCGTAGCGTTCGAGCGTGGCGGCGTTCTCCTGACCCAGGTCAACCGCCTCGGGAGCGTGCGATTGCATGCGGAAGGCCAATTCGTAACTGGCTAATCTGGCCGACAGTTCGGACTGATGCGGCAGACCCGATTGATGAATCTCTCCGAGCCGACCCAAGAGATCAAGCTGTTGTCGACGCTGCGCGGCCGTTACTCCCGTCGGCATGCTGAGATCGATCAAGGGATCGCCGGCAGTGCGAAACAAGGTTCCCTGATACGAGGCCGGCATGAAACCAGAGCCCCAGTTCGGCGCGCCGCCGATCGGGCCGCCGGTGTGATCGAGCATCACCACGAAGGATGGCAGATTTTGATTCTCGCTGCCCAGGCCATAAGTGACCCAAGAGCCCATGCTGGGATAGCCTTGCCGCAGAAAACCGGTGTTCATCTGTAACAGGCCCGAGCCGTGGGCAAAACTGTCGGCATAACAAGAACGAATCACGGCCAAATCGTCGATATGCTCGGCCAGCTTTGGAAACAAATCCGAGACCTCGATCCCCGACTGGCCATGCTGGGAAAACTTGTGCGTGCTGGCCATCAGCGTGCCGGGAGACCGGACCTTGAACAGCGGATCGCTGTCGAGGTTGGGCATGGGCTGGCCGTTGTATTTTTCTAGCGCGGGCTTGGGATCCCACAGATCGACCTGGCTCGGACCACCATACATGAACAGGCAGATGCAAGCCTTGGCCTTGGCCGGAAAATGCGATGGCTTGGGCGCCAGCGGCGAATCGATCGCGGGGCTGGCAGCGGAAGCGGTGGCCGCGCGCGCTTGACGCGCAAAGAAACCGTCTTGTGCGAGCATCCAGGTCAGCCCGGCGCCGACGAATCCGCCCCCCGCTTGCCAGAAGAATTCGCGTCGGGTGCGGCCACAGGGGGTGGGCGCTCTTAGCGGGCTTGGTTCGGTGGGATTCATGGCCATTCAACTATTGAAGATAAACAAACTCATTGGTCGCCAGCAGCACCAGGCAAAACGACTCCCAGGCCTGTTGCTGACTGGCGCTGGCGTCGCTGCCGTCACTCTCGATCTGGGCTTGTTGAGCGCTGAGGAAATCTCGGGCAGCCTGCAATTCCGCGTCGCGCGGCGCACGGCACATCGTCAGGCGAAACGCCAGTTCGATACGAGCGTTGTCGTCGCTGCTCGCCTCGTTGGCCAGTCGTTCGGCCAAACGGCGGGCCCGCTGCTGCATGAATTCGCCGTTCATGTAGGTCAGCGCCTGGGGCGCGACAGTCGATACCATGCGCTGCTCGCAACTCGCGTTGGTATTAGGGAAGTCGAGCACTTCAAGTTCTGGCACGAGCAGCGTGCGCTTGACGAACACATAAATGCTACGCCGATTGGCGGCTTGCTCGTCGGATGCCTTCCAGCCATTGCCGGGGATCGATTGACTGGCGAGCACCGCATCGGAGATCTTTGGAAATACGCTAGGACCGCCATGTTCCAGATTGAGCTCGCCCGTCACGGCGAGTATCGAATCGCGGATTGCTTCCGCCTCCAGACGCCGGGGACGCCAGCGCCACACGAGCCGCGCATCGGGATCGGAATC contains the following coding sequences:
- a CDS encoding NRDE family protein, with product MCLIAFQYRTFAAAPILLVANREEYYGRPAAPPRIQPGSPRVLCGLDHRAGGTWLGVNEYGLVVAVTNRLSSYPPGEPRSRGLLCRDLLNRANASDAVDVAQRELATGRYAGANFLCADPGNAFLIQHADSSDIVPLSPGLHLFSNTALDDRADARQCFARFELASHFPNSASAFCEVAGRIWRLPADAHGNGGVVLRGEDRGTVSSTILLLAANREESVYRYADGPPDTTGYADLSSLARELFASGRSGQTA
- a CDS encoding response regulator; its protein translation is MTCHLFDQPARASCSCPAPTILIADADRSLADSLGRGLEQQGYYTLMARSGEAAIEMALSSIPQLIVMDQRLPDMDAVAAVERLAAQPATCHIPVIILRGMARPDIIRRSRVAGCQYFVRKPCDPDALFLLIRHAIEETARAVLA
- the pgk gene encoding phosphoglycerate kinase, yielding MAKITADDMTNWCRRLLGAEPFAADQSLAASLAAIPRLESLADLPAGTVVLVRGDVDAKPGAKVGEGDIRLRSMVDTLRFGIERGWKQVVFGHIGRKPEGTLKAVRDRMSQLLDIQISLLEDWLDPATHDITDVAASAIRSAPTGSVLLLENTRKYDIERALWKAKPDDLGKLAGPLAALANNIAAKIGTVYVNEALSAGSLDASSTVVPATMERVALGKYVASEFEGPMTHCLNADLVVFSGLKIDKLDDLEAMVRNGRLKMVIAAGSLAMALKKAAARLSGAECNLGVAENSAHSDKPYYIPPERVEQAFQMLEEGRRRGIDFVLPVDFVLADGRVAEQLGPNDQQLDIGPKTIELFHNKVGVFIDEAKNSKASGGQPAVAFHNGVFGMFEDSRFEEGTRRFMQELKRMKEAGVAVYVGGGEGGAALEKYGKSDWVTHVFTAGGTVLNVLGHEPVPYLVALRMAAEQPID
- a CDS encoding SRPBCC family protein; this translates as MAVTTEVAETIDAPPEVVFDLGTPAEMLPRLFRGYGPIPGIAKAEIVGGGELKTGAIRRITNTDGSVIDEEIIELRRPEKHAYRLIRGFKFPFSLLVRGADSDWTFSAAGAGTRIVWRFSFVPTTPLVSPVVGLIARRFFRRAQAECLTNLKQHAERTVVAGVAPDPA
- a CDS encoding penicillin acylase family protein; amino-acid sequence: MRSTLSACLLALLCSNALGADLAAYDPPPGKAVRIIRDNYGVPHVISNDDYSLFYGIGYAQAEDQLENIVKNYLRASGRATEFEGIGSLLMDHLVRILDIPRRGDEQYAALDSRWKSQVDGYAAGVNRFIKEQKGAVPDWIEPVRPEDVLRFSTFVDVIFCVGDCRKDLNQAGIKVAALDRLPPIDGKLYGSNQFAISPGRSGTGNAQLSMDPHLPLNGFYRWYEQHLVGPDVNAMGATFFGVPYVSMGRTQNSAWCMTVNGPDLGDVFAFDIKPDDPTQYRDVDGWKKFDAGEETHQIRMKDKLAEKKIPFRKTSLGPVVAERDGKAYVFALPWPESTNRVRQFYDMAGAKSAAEFKDALRPLGLVMFNLVYADKAGDIFYISNARVPKRDLRIGSGEPRPGHEAWARWQGYHPLDELPQVLNPPCGYVMNTNSGPQNVCLDVAPRMDQFPPYMNSQEANARSRRLSKLLGDDQEITTDETHDYATDTRLEAGDRWRDKLVERLRAAAGSETERAGLAEVADVLAKWDVRTDLDSRGAALFVVIASDKSFADALAAEDDAALVKLVSGKAQRFREKFGALDAPWKDFNRISRGDIDLGIAGCGFVEADKGSFICLRPTYGLSRDGKRYAAGGSSYGMIVDFSNDVRAVSCLPFGVSENPASKHFADQLPLYVDLKFKPAWFEPAEILANAESNRVLEVE
- a CDS encoding DUF1501 domain-containing protein, translated to MAMNPTEPSPLRAPTPCGRTRREFFWQAGGGFVGAGLTWMLAQDGFFARQARAATASAASPAIDSPLAPKPSHFPAKAKACICLFMYGGPSQVDLWDPKPALEKYNGQPMPNLDSDPLFKVRSPGTLMASTHKFSQHGQSGIEVSDLFPKLAEHIDDLAVIRSCYADSFAHGSGLLQMNTGFLRQGYPSMGSWVTYGLGSENQNLPSFVVMLDHTGGPIGGAPNWGSGFMPASYQGTLFRTAGDPLIDLSMPTGVTAAQRRQQLDLLGRLGEIHQSGLPHQSELSARLASYELAFRMQSHAPEAVDLGQENAATLERYGINNPQTEKFGRRCLMARRLVERGVRFVQVYSGGGHNDQNWDAHSDVNKNHELHCGETDQPMAALLTDLKERGLLDETLVFWTGEFGRTPTAQNGKGRDHNPRGFSAWMAGGGIRGGQAHGATDELGFQAIENKVHIHDLHATMLHLMGLDHEKLTYLFSGRDMRLTDVEGHVVHQLIA